In Zingiber officinale cultivar Zhangliang chromosome 1A, Zo_v1.1, whole genome shotgun sequence, the DNA window tccaacaagtgatatcagagtaagTTTTGCTCTGAACTTGTGCAACCATCAATCAAGCCGGGGGAAtcgtttttagattttttttttttgcactctATTTGAATTGATAAAACTTTACCTGTTCAGATAATTTTTCAgttttaatttgagattggtgcaacacctcttaaatttttctacatttttttctcactgctaattcaagaccaagtcttggtacctcttttagtttttctttctacAACTGTGAAATAGCACAACTTGAAGGGTACATCACCGTTCGTCTTCCCCTATTCAACGGTGATGACTTCCCTTActagaagaagcgaatggaggtgtACATGAAGACCGACTTCGATTAGTGGTTCAGCATCACTAGAGGTTACAAGGCTCTAGTCGATAATGCTGGAATCCCAATGGACCCAGAACATTAGAATCCGGAAATTAAGAAAAAAGTGCAAATcgacttcaaagctctcaacacaattcagtgcaggctaacaaaagaagagttgaaccgctTCGACCCAtatgaaaatgcaaaggaactttgggacaagCTAATAGAACTGAACGAGGAAACCAGCGATGCcaaggtaacaaagagagatttatttttaaataaattatttaatgtcaAAATGCAGGAACGTGAGACTACCAGTCAGCTGTACGGGAGGataaagtgttggtgcggttagcactaacggtttaactcaggttttgatgaatgacaaattaagttaagttaggtttgtcgttgtctaacactttgatcgagtgtgtaggtgaagtccagacaggtcgacgggctgatcgaatgtctggcacgaagcccagttaGGTCAACGAGccaaccggatagttggcacgaagtccaaatgggtcgaagggctgaccgaacatttgacacaaagtccagctaggtcgacaggctgaccagatagctagcacgaagttcaGACGGCtcgaagggctgactggacgtctgataggtaagtaaaggtaagtcactagaggggagtgactgtaaggacgcgttcccgggaagggaacttaggcgtcgatctaacttagatccatttcggaaatctaagttgagatcgtgactagattccggtctcggatagacggaatctaagtcatactttttatgttaaaattataaagtgtgctaatactttgttttgcaggatatacattatatatttgcctaggactaaccttatcttgcaggagaaggagtttctggagaaaggtaggtccgggcgctcgaaggggatccgagcgcccagaggcaagttttatcccctgacGCGACGTTGACACGTGAAGCTCGCTGGTTGGGCTTGCTACGTCATGgtcgaggcgccctgaaggttccaggcgccccgagcatcatataaaagaagggtcaggggtggaACTTCAAAAACAACTAAGAATTGACAATCTGCTTCCTCGTGCTGCTGCGACGCTGTGATCTCcgacaagctttccttttctgttctaattcttcttattgtcggtaatttttttATTAGCAATTTTGTACTTAATTTGCAATCTATATTCGAAttactagtgaattgcccaacgaaagcactcgacgagtgcgggccttggagtaggagtcgacacaggctccgaaccaagtaaaaggaacctgtgttagccttgtttccttttgcttatatttttcgctgcgctaaaCTCTTTTCGACGTTTTTTTtattatcgatattcaccccccctctatcgattcttcacggTCCAACataaaggatatcctcaatggACTCTACACAATCGACCACCAATTATAAAATCGAGAcctgataaggtatgccttaaacacatttcctcgaaatgtattatgagcatccatcgtggatgcctataagatttcgagtaacttgtcaaaattaaaactagatgaattattctgtgaactaGAACTGCACGAACAAGAAATgagaaaaattaaactttaacttTTGTCCGTCCCAACCAAAAACATCATCATATAACATCTAAAGTATATATATCCGAAATATTCAATGAGAAAAATTAAATGATAAGATGATTCACAACAAAATAATATCCTCTCAATGGACTCTACACAACACCACCACATATAAAAAAAACGAGATATAAGGTATGCCTAAACACATTTCCCGAAAATATTAtgagcatccatcgtggatgcctataagatttcgagtaacttgtcaaaattaaaactagatgaattattctgtgaactaGAACTGCACGAACAAGAAATgagaaaaattaaactttaacttTTGTCCGTCCCAACCAAAAACATCATCATATAACATCTAAAGTATATATATCCGAAATATTCAATGAGAAAAATTAAATGATAAGATGATTGACAAGAAAATTAACAAGAAATGTGTAAAAGAATAGAAAATTAGATTAACCTTCATAAGAATGATTCAGCCTATGGTAGTGTgattttgaaagaatcaaagcaagttctaaaGTGACAATCACACAAATGCATCACACAAACAAGGTTTAATCCTCACTAGGTATGGAAATTATTATCTCAATTCATCAATCTAGAATCCATCACTAAGTAGTAACGTCATGCAATCCAAAAATCCATTCATGACAATACATTCCAAACTTAATAATCAAATTTAACTCACTTTCAACATAtctaaaatgatataaagaataTGGTATATTTTATTCCTAAAACAAAAAACTTTCTTTGTGAAAATGAAATGATCAAGCATAAAGAAATGATATTTACAATGAAGAATTTATTTTCAAAACCCAAATTCACTATTTATGAAAGAAAAAAGATTGCTAATGTAAACAAAGCAATTATTCATGCAACAAAATAAAGGAATGGATATCTACAAATGACAAGTGTGAAATggaacaaactcaacttcaagttGGATAGATGACATCATTATTGTTCACTTCTTCCACCACTAATCCATTAACTCTCTCATGAAATTTTTTGAGTCGGTGGCCATTCACTTTAAATATTTGACCAATAGCAACCTCCTGAATTTCAATAACACCATAAGGGAAAATGTTAGTTGAACTCCCTTTCAAGTTAGGTAGATGGCATCATTACTATTCACTTCTTCCACCACTAATCTATTAACTCCCTCATGAACTCTCTAGTCTTCTCTTCTTCCATATTCTTCCTAGGCTGAACTCTTCTTTGAGGAAAATGTAATGGAATGGTAGTCTCGACACCTTGCTAATCCAGATTTCTTCCCAAATTCTGATATGTAGTTGGGACTAAACTTGAAGAAGCTGATTGAAATGGAATAGAACTATTCTGAGTTAAATCTGGAACTGAAGTAGGTGCTTGTTGAAAATTATGTTGAGTTGGTTTTGAAGCTAAGAAAGGAGTTGAATGTGAATTTGCATTGTTTGGAGCTGCTTAAATTGAATTAGCAGGGTGTTTAATGTTGCTGAGACATTACAGAATCGTCATTATAAATAGATTTAATGTCAATCATTATTGTTGAGATGTTATATAATcgtcattaatgagtttaatgtttcCGTTACATTCTTGCGcatgtaacaaaaagagattcagGTGATAAAATATTAGTTCATTCACTTTGGTAAATTTTTTCTCGATTGGTCTGACCGGCATTCGATGCGCGCAGGTCATGCTTGCACACAAGTCGACTTGGTTTAGTACAAATCTGGACTCTGGGTTTACACTCCTGCATATCCACGCATGAGAGAGAGCTAGTATCTCCCATATATATGTTCACAACATCAATACATGTATCATAatctaaatcaacaataaaaCCAAAAGACTCTtaatatgattttaaaacatatgtATAATAGAATTTCTTTTCCtccatttctttattttattcacattttCAACCGAAACTTCTTGCCCATTTGTGGAGTAAGTATAACGACGAACCACAATAATTTATTGTCATCTTCTCTCCTCTCTCaattcttctttctcaattcGATTTTCTTCTTCAACGATTCTTCTTATTTATTGTGGTGCCATCTCAACAGGTGACTACATGAGCACCCCTGCGGCTGCACAGCTACACCAAGGGGCACACCATAGCTTTACTTTGATAGAAAGGGAAGTAACATCCAATCGTAGTCGTACGTACGTAACTGATCTAactttatatgtttttttttgtatgagtattaatttcctttttccccttgtgaTTTTCCATCTAACTTAACAGTTTCAGAGAGAAAGACAGGTCATGCATGAGCACTCCTTTTTTCGCTATAGAAATTATAATAATTACTATAATGATCCTGATcaactccttttcttttcttttctttttttcctaaGTCAAACAATTTGCAAAGATTGCCATCCTGATATATATCGTCTAGTCTCGTCCCATGAAAAGAGCCAGTACTCGTTCAAAGAGACGACATCTTTCTCCTGCTCCCTCTTGTCCCATCTGTCTGAAGCCGTTTACTCAGAACGGAGTGCTAGCTCCTCCATGCAATTATACATGCAATTGCACAGCAGCCCAATCGAGCAACAACATCGCAGTAATTAATTATATCACATATATACTCGATCGATCAGCTAATTAAAGACGACGACTGGTCCAAATtaacatcttcttcttctttctgtgtAGTGTAAATGTAGCAAAGCCAAATTAAGGGACCACAGTTGTAGTCATATCTCACATGTTTGGCAACGATGAGAAGCAATTCTTTTGTGGTGAGTTGCACTCGCTGTGTTCCTATCACTTCACGGAGTGGCTGGATTTTGTTCATATGGTGTTGTCAAGGACGTCTCCTATATATTAGcaattatttttttgttttatcgGTAGTGTCCTTAATTAATCCCATCAGTCATTTGTTTGGTAAATTATATATATCGGGCCTACTGTTTAGTGCATGAGTTGTAGTCTACTGATTTAGATTTACATAGTAAATTATGAGCTTATAATAAGAGAGGATTTGTAAACTTGTTTAAGTGATATATTATAGTTGTGTTTTCTAAGCTGTTAATAAATTGATTTTCTTATCTattgaaaattatattaattttaaaacttatcctaTATATCAGATCCTATAAcgaattataaaaattaaattcttgCTTGTGTTAATTATGAAAACAACTATCACTCTCTATGCTCTTCTTAACTACCAAAGGAAAAAAATGATGAGCATATATAATCAGTGAAAAGAAATTTGTATCATGACTTGAGCtcctctatttttttttagattttcttaTTGTAAATAGCAAAGTGAGGACCTAGACATGacaatagaatatatatatatatatatatatatatatatatatatattaaaaaaacaataaaaaacttgatttttttaaaaattcttatccAGGCTATATATGAATTTTAACCTTTGTAATTAATTTTatgaaatatttataaatttaaattcgagaaatcaaatttaaaatttagattcacatatttttaattttattttttaaaataatctaaatTCTTATAATAACAAATTTCTATTGAAGATGGAAATTAATCTGTCTCTAGTATTATAAAATTGACCATTTTTCTAGGTATAAAGGCTAATGGCTCATACCTGTCAAGTCAATATTATAAATTTGGTATTCTGAAAATAAGGACACTCTTATGATCAGATGAAACACAGCAAAGCGAATTACACACATAACAATCCTTCAATCAAGTAAATATGATTCAAAGATATCATTGATAATTATTATCACTAGAAAACATCTATCATCATGATGTGCTGTCTCATAATGATTTGCTATGACACTTAGCTAGTAGACCCAATACAGTTTAATATGGCAGTTCACATAGGACATATGGAACACAACCCAATTTATTAAGTTTGATCCATAAATTTTAACTTGGATCCACAATAATGGATTCGTCATGTTTCTGAATCACGCAAGTAAATAGCATATATGATGCATGCAGAGACAAGCAGTACTTGAATGTGATACCTTTGATCAGTCATCAGAATATGACACATTGCTTCatttttcagaagaaaattaaaaaagaGAGTAATATCTGCATATATATTTAGCTGAGAGTTCATCTTGTCTTTCATTCATCAGTATATTTAGAGTCGATTCAATCGAACAATGGGCACCATGTTAGACATACTGTACAGATGTGCTGCTGGCTAGTGAATAGTGCTGTACTGTGCTCTTTTGTTGCTTAGCTAACAGAAGGATTTGGGGGGCAATGCAACAACAAAATGGGAGCAAGGAGTTAGGCAAAACATGTGGGGTTGTGAAGGATTATTAATGAGGGGACAGAGACTGCCACCCACTCATTCATTCAATCATAATCTTTTCCACcagcaccaccaccaccaccaccacaggCCAAGCCCCAGCCATCATCCTTTTTGCCTCTCCAATATCCTATAATCCCAAAGCATTAGTGTTAAGTAAACAGTGTctaacaacaacagcaacaaaaaAGAGAGAGAGCCCTCACTTCATACATACATCTCTCAGCATATATAAATTTGCATCAGTTTCATCATCTTCCCCAAATATATCCTTTGGCATATGCAGACAGCTTCATCTCCAGATTAAAAATGTCAGCCCAGATCATACATGAGCAGGTTTGCTACATCCACTGCAACTTCTGCAACACAACCCTAGcggtactctctctctctctctctctagtaTTTAATTTTCCATATGAGAAGACTAGTCATGGTTAGTCACTTGCAATTGCAAGCAGTAGCTAGCTAGGTTATGTATTGGATCTAGAGCTACTAGCTAAGGCAATAGTGTAGATGTAGATCACCAGTTGCATTAAAAAGGATCCTCCACAAGTTTGCTGTTCTAATTTTTGTTGAAATTGTCCAGTTAGATCATACATACATACTTCATTCTGCAGAAACCCTAAAACAAAATATATCAACTTTTGAAGACCTTCTCCTCTAAAAATTATGTTGATCTGAGAATCTGTTCAGCAAATATATTCTCAAATGGCTATGTGTTGATTGATCAACCAGAAACATATCTAGTCTAGGGTGTTGGATCATTTTCATCAAATTAGCTTCTAAAATTTTATGGAAGCCGGAATCATAATACTATTTTCCTATAAATAACTTTGTCAGTGAAGATGGTGGTTTCTTTACTTGCTTTCACTTATTCAGAGAAGTGTCAGCTGTATGAATAAAGTGGCTACTTGCAGAAGcaactttcttttcctttattttttttttctttttcattttctcctctttcTGCTGTTTCAGAGAGGCCAGTCTATCTAGCTCACTATACTATACACTTCTCTGTGAGAAAATTCTAATGGAACTACCAAAGACAAACATTGACAAAAGAAATCCCCCAAAAATTCTTTGAAACAATGGTACATGCAAATTAGGTGACTTATTTTATCCATAGGGCAGTACTCTTGTTaccactcctcttcttcttcctcattctTCCTACTGGTGCTTTAGCTACATGGTAATCAAAACTGAGATCGCATGGGCAGTGGAATCACTCGTATTAATTTGCAAGCTTTTGACCTAACTACATCTCTTTAATTTGTTTGTTATTACTGATTCAGGTTAGTGTTCCTGGAAACGTGTTCAACATTGTGACCGTGAGATGTGGCCATTGTTCTAATCTGCTGTCTGTCAACTTGGGAGCTTCACCTCAAGCCTTTTCTTTCCAGGTCAATTTATATTGGTTCACTAGTTCTTGGCAAATGATTTCCAAGTTAAACCtgttcatgaaaaatatatgtctCGCGATATTAGTTTGATAATTTCATCGACGCTGTGCAGAACTATAACTTTGGATCCCAAAGTGATAGGTTGGATCTTGGCTCCTCCTCAAAATATACTAGGAATTCCTTGATGTACTCGATCCAGGACGATCAGCAATTTGTGGCCTTACATGGTAAGCACCTTCATTATTCCCTAATCCTAATTAAACAATTTTGGAGTTATATATAAAGGATTAATTATCAATTAAACAGTAAATCAGCATATTACGTTAATCTAAATATAAATTATCAATTAAACAGTAGAACAACATGTCTCGGTCTTTCATCCCTATATATTCAAGTGATTAATGTTCAGTCAATtagttttttaatatatatttttttctttgttaTTAGCTCCAGAGAAGAGGCAACGTGTTCCATCTGCATACAATAGGTTTATCAGGTGAGAATGCAATAATAGGAATGGCCATTGATTTAATCTGTTTTTCAGAAGGAATAATAGTAATAAattgcataaatgaaatctaatctaaattcAGAAATGTTTCATGTTTTGTTGCTTTAACTGCAATATATATCTTCTGGTTATTTTTCTTAAAGTTAAGAAAGATTGAAGCAATTTAACCCTCAATTGTATATATGCAAGGGAGGAGATACACAGGATCAAAGCCAGCAATCCTGATATCAGTCATAAGGAAGCATTCAGTGCTGCAGCAAAGAATGTGAGTATATATATAACTACACATGCTAATTATACTAATTTATCCACATATTATTTTATGTTTCCCTTCATGATTCATAATTAGATTGCCTTAGCATACAAAGTAATTAATATGTTGGTATGTTTCCTTgatgattaattttttaaaatgaaaattagTGGGCACACTTCCCTCACATTCATTTTGGGCTGAGCCTTGATGGTAGCAACAAGCAAGTGAAGCTTGATGAAGGCATAGGAGCACCAAGGGGAGGAAAAGGCCCTGGCTTCTATTaagaatatatattatatataattgatCATATGATCATATTACTGGATGTAATTCCATATTGAACTTTGATAATGCAATATGACTTCCTACTATTGTTAGAAATAACTGATATTTATTTGAGTGCAtgtcatttcatttcatttcagtGTGTCTGCTTCACATTAATTATATTTCataaattgatatttttatttgcttgacttttttttttttttgagatttaagGCATTTACTTGGAATATAAACTTGGTTAACTATTTAATCATATAAGTGCTTAGAATTTACTAGATCATAGTGGAAAAAGTAAAGCATATATTTTATATATCTATAATTCTTGGTTTAGTATTTAAGGTTTAGGGTTAATACTTAGTATGTATGATCATAAAACCTTGATGGATCTATTATTAAATCTGTTATCAAATTTTAATACATATTTTTTAATACACACCTTTTTTTCATCAAAATTGCCTGAAACTATTTTTTATTAAAGAAGGTTAATTATATGAAAGGAGATAAATTATGCGTTGATCACTAAGTTgagaagaaattttttttcccGAGTGCATGCGTCCATCAAAATTGCCCCTTTATCCCATTATACCAAAATTATCACCTTGTAGTCAACTGCGCATCTCATAAGGATAATACTATATCCTTATGAGAACTCAAGCCTTCTCGTTGAGAAAATAGGTGCAGCTTATAATTCATTTGCTTCCACATTTAGTTGGCATACCAATCACTTTCTAAATCCATCCCAAAAGAGGTCTGTGTATTtctgaaagaaaaataaataaatcctgAAGCAGACTTGTAATCAGAGAGTTAGGGAAAATAACAAAAAGCACAGATTTTTATTTTCCTGAGAAAATTCAATTGCTGAAACCATAGAGTATATATTGAggataagattttaaaaaaacaCTACTGCAATAAAGCGCATAAGTACGAGATTAGAAGTTAATCAGAAGGCAAAATTTCACTCGAAAATGGTTAGAAAAATGAAAGATACAGTATTTCAACTCTTCCCGCGTACTAATATTTCAATGCAATTGACGTTTTCCAGGAGAGATCACATAGCTAGTAAAGACACTCAGACATATAGGGAGAGAGAGGTTGTTGGATAGCAGTGAAGGGTCGTTATCAACAGTGATTCAGAATGTGCAAAGGTCACTGGCATTCACTTCCCTCCAAACCAAACaggactctctctctctcttcgctTCTTTCTTGCCTTCCAAGTTCTTACCATTAATTATGATAAAAGTTGTACATATTTGTGAAACCAATTACAAGAGCTGAAGGACAAAAGGTACTGCGCGTGGAACCACGGGAGTGTTTACATGCGAGGGCGCGTGTGCTTCGAGGGGTGACttaaggaaggaaggaaggaaggaaaaaaaggaagaagGATATGCAATACTGTTACTGTGTA includes these proteins:
- the LOC122013447 gene encoding protein YABBY 2-like yields the protein MSAQIIHEQVCYIHCNFCNTTLAVSVPGNVFNIVTVRCGHCSNLLSVNLGASPQAFSFQNYNFGSQSDRLDLGSSSKYTRNSLMYSIQDDQQFVALHAPEKRQRVPSAYNRFIREEIHRIKASNPDISHKEAFSAAAKNWAHFPHIHFGLSLDGSNKQVKLDEGIGAPRGGKGPGFY